The proteins below come from a single Nocardiopsis gilva YIM 90087 genomic window:
- a CDS encoding GH1 family beta-glucosidase: MRFPADFAWGAATAAFQIEGATRADGRGVSIWDTFAATPGRVLGGDTGEPAANHYRRYAEDVALLRSLGIGNYRFSLAWPRIQPDGTGPGNPAGLDFYDRLVDELLAAGIEPWPTLYHWDLPQPLEDAGGWPARDTALRFAEYAAIAHRRLGDRVRTWCTINEPWVVAFLGYASGEHAPGRREPASALAATHHLMLGHGLAAAAIRGQGATTTGTRPGTPAVGIVLNAQPIRPHEGSVADLDAARRVDGVRNRIFLDPLYHGRYPDDVRADLADVSDFAFVRDGDLTTIAAPLDFLGINYYSPASVTGAAGKVDPELLEPAGDGPSRLVGCEDVGVLRGAEPRTDQDWEIDATGLTELLLRLAVDYPGTPLYVTENGASYRDEVADDGAVHDPRRASYLDQHVRATHAALTAGAPVKGYFVWSLLDNFEWAYGYSERFGIIHVDYDTQRRTVKDSGRWYGRLAATGAVPPLAGSD; the protein is encoded by the coding sequence GTGCGCTTCCCCGCCGACTTCGCGTGGGGCGCCGCCACAGCCGCGTTCCAGATCGAGGGTGCCACCCGGGCCGACGGGCGGGGCGTGAGCATCTGGGACACGTTCGCGGCGACGCCCGGGCGTGTCCTCGGCGGCGACACCGGGGAACCGGCGGCGAACCACTACCGGCGCTACGCCGAGGACGTGGCGCTGCTCCGCTCCCTGGGGATCGGCAACTACCGGTTCTCCCTCGCCTGGCCCCGCATTCAGCCGGACGGGACCGGGCCGGGCAACCCGGCGGGCCTCGACTTCTACGACAGGCTCGTCGACGAGCTGCTCGCCGCGGGGATCGAGCCGTGGCCGACGCTCTACCACTGGGACCTGCCCCAGCCACTCGAGGACGCCGGTGGCTGGCCCGCCCGGGACACCGCTCTGCGGTTCGCCGAGTACGCCGCCATCGCCCACCGGCGGCTGGGGGACCGGGTGCGCACCTGGTGCACCATCAACGAACCGTGGGTCGTGGCCTTCCTCGGCTACGCCTCCGGGGAGCACGCCCCGGGACGCCGTGAGCCCGCGTCCGCCCTCGCGGCCACGCACCACCTGATGCTCGGCCACGGGCTGGCTGCCGCGGCGATTCGGGGCCAGGGAGCCACAACGACCGGTACACGGCCGGGCACGCCCGCGGTGGGGATCGTGCTCAACGCCCAACCGATCCGGCCACACGAAGGTTCCGTGGCCGACCTGGACGCGGCGCGCCGCGTCGACGGCGTGCGCAACCGGATCTTCCTCGATCCGCTGTACCACGGCCGCTACCCCGACGACGTCCGGGCCGACCTCGCCGACGTCTCGGACTTCGCCTTCGTACGGGACGGGGACCTGACCACCATCGCCGCGCCGCTGGACTTCCTCGGGATCAACTACTACAGCCCGGCGAGCGTGACGGGGGCCGCCGGGAAGGTCGATCCCGAGCTGCTGGAACCGGCGGGCGACGGCCCCTCCCGCCTGGTGGGGTGCGAGGACGTCGGCGTCCTGCGCGGGGCGGAACCCCGCACCGACCAGGACTGGGAAATCGACGCCACCGGCCTGACCGAGCTGCTCCTCCGACTGGCGGTGGACTACCCCGGGACGCCGTTGTACGTGACCGAGAACGGGGCCTCCTACCGGGACGAGGTCGCCGACGACGGCGCCGTTCACGATCCCCGGCGGGCCTCCTATCTCGACCAGCACGTGCGCGCCACCCACGCCGCCCTCACGGCAGGCGCGCCCGTCAAGGGGTACTTCGTGTGGTCCCTGCTGGACAACTTCGAGTGGGCCTACGGCTACAGCGAGCGGTTCGGGATCATCCACGTCGACTACGACACCCAGCGCAGGACCGTCAAGGACAGCGGCCGGTGGTACGGCCGTCTGGCCGCGACCGGTGCCGTGCCCCCGCTCGCTGGGTCCGACTGA
- a CDS encoding LacI family DNA-binding transcriptional regulator — protein sequence MRGRRRPTLEMVAERAGVGRGTVSRVINGSASVSELTRRAVLQAVADLGYVPNQAARTLVTRRTDTVALVASEPHERVFAEPFFAQVVKGISGVLNERGLQLLLSMVASGAEQERASQYLTRDHVDGVLLVSEHRDDPLSARLAESGVPCVHGGRPLGRARERLSYVDIDNVGGGYMATRHLLASGRHAVATITGPQDMVAGVERLRGYERALRETGHQPVPERIATGDFSYDGGARAMRELLRTAPDLDGVFVASDLMAMAALRVLRDAGRTVPGDVAVVGYDDIPFALHADPPLTTVHQPAEQMGQEMARLLVDRISQTTGRHSANGSPEEVAEEAAVVLDTHLVVRDTA from the coding sequence ATGAGGGGCCGACGACGGCCGACGCTGGAGATGGTCGCCGAGCGCGCGGGTGTCGGGCGCGGAACGGTGTCCCGCGTCATCAACGGCTCCGCAAGCGTCAGCGAGCTGACCAGGCGGGCCGTGCTGCAGGCGGTGGCGGATCTGGGTTACGTGCCCAACCAGGCCGCGCGCACCCTGGTCACCCGGCGCACCGACACTGTGGCGCTGGTGGCCTCCGAGCCGCACGAGCGGGTCTTCGCCGAGCCGTTCTTCGCGCAGGTCGTCAAGGGCATCAGCGGGGTGCTGAACGAGCGCGGCCTCCAGCTGCTGCTGAGCATGGTCGCCTCAGGAGCGGAGCAGGAGCGGGCGAGCCAGTACCTGACGCGGGACCACGTGGACGGGGTGCTGCTCGTCTCCGAACACCGGGACGATCCGCTCTCGGCGCGGCTGGCCGAGTCGGGGGTGCCGTGCGTGCACGGCGGCCGCCCGTTGGGCCGGGCGCGGGAACGTCTCAGCTACGTCGACATCGACAACGTCGGCGGCGGGTACATGGCCACGCGGCACCTGCTGGCGAGTGGCCGCCATGCCGTCGCGACGATCACCGGGCCGCAGGACATGGTGGCCGGCGTGGAGCGGCTGCGCGGTTACGAACGGGCCCTCCGCGAGACCGGCCACCAGCCCGTCCCGGAGCGGATCGCGACCGGCGACTTCAGCTACGACGGCGGCGCGCGGGCGATGCGCGAGCTGCTACGTACGGCCCCCGACCTGGACGGGGTCTTCGTCGCCTCGGACCTGATGGCGATGGCGGCGCTGCGCGTCCTGCGTGATGCCGGTCGAACCGTTCCCGGCGACGTGGCCGTGGTCGGCTATGACGACATCCCCTTCGCGCTGCACGCGGATCCCCCGCTGACCACGGTGCACCAGCCCGCCGAGCAGATGGGGCAGGAGATGGCGCGGCTCCTCGTCGACCGAATCTCGCAGACCACCGGCCGCCACTCGGCCAACGGCTCCCCCGAGGAGGTCGCGGAGGAGGCGGCAGTGGTCCTCGACACCCACCTGGTTGTGCGGGATACCGCCTGA
- a CDS encoding urease accessory protein UreD — MSSMTLDAAHDHVSIHHPARIVVDTVDGRSRARVLEQGTFISPRPMASRGPGVKIALAGVRASLCAGDDFVLRVEVGPGARVDLVDPNGTLAYNARGGTASWRAEVTLGEGAVLHWREQPFVLSDGADVHREVRADLAAGAELLWHETLVLGRTHEHGGALRSMTHVTHDGHELLVEDLDLRDPATRELPGILGHARVVSQVALFGRTPPGEPAPARLDLAGPGALYRSVTHHAYEADRILDPVWKSWSEAVS; from the coding sequence ATGAGTTCGATGACCCTCGACGCGGCGCACGACCACGTGTCGATCCACCACCCGGCCCGCATCGTCGTGGACACGGTGGACGGCCGGTCCCGGGCGCGAGTGCTGGAACAGGGCACCTTCATCTCTCCGCGCCCCATGGCATCGCGCGGTCCGGGCGTCAAGATCGCCCTGGCCGGCGTGCGCGCGTCGTTGTGCGCCGGGGACGACTTCGTCCTCCGTGTCGAGGTCGGCCCCGGCGCGCGGGTCGACCTGGTCGACCCCAACGGCACCCTCGCCTACAACGCCCGCGGCGGCACGGCGTCCTGGCGCGCCGAGGTGACCCTGGGGGAGGGCGCCGTCCTGCACTGGCGCGAGCAGCCCTTCGTTCTCTCCGACGGCGCCGACGTCCACCGCGAGGTCCGCGCCGACCTCGCTGCGGGAGCCGAGCTGCTGTGGCACGAAACCCTCGTGCTGGGCCGCACCCACGAACACGGCGGCGCCCTGCGGTCCATGACCCATGTGACCCACGACGGGCACGAGCTGCTCGTGGAGGACCTCGACCTCCGCGACCCCGCCACCCGCGAACTCCCCGGCATCCTGGGCCACGCCCGCGTCGTCAGCCAGGTCGCCCTCTTCGGCCGCACCCCACCGGGCGAACCGGCCCCGGCCCGCCTGGACCTCGCAGGGCCGGGTGCCCTGTACCGGTCTGTCACCCACCACGCCTACGAGGCGGACCGGATCCTGGACCCGGTATGGAAATCGTGGTCGGAAGCGGTGTCTTAG
- the ureG gene encoding urease accessory protein UreG, giving the protein MPDQSTASESETRRTLRLGVAGPVGTGKSSLIATLCRELSGELSMAVVTNDIYTDEDARFLRSAGVLPTERIHAVETGACPHTAIRDDITANLDAVEDMEEEFAPLDLVLVESGGDNLTATFSPALIDAQIFCLDVAGGGDVARKGGPGIGRADLLVVNKVDLAPYVNVDAERMVADAAKARDGRAVLGLSQHDPASVAQLCDWVRTVLNAHRSGEHIPQDPGPMAPHSHGPEDEHGHGHGHDHEHDHAPEHAHT; this is encoded by the coding sequence ATGCCTGACCAGAGCACCGCTTCGGAGAGCGAGACGCGCCGCACCCTGCGCCTGGGGGTCGCCGGACCCGTGGGCACCGGCAAGAGCTCACTGATCGCCACCCTGTGCCGGGAGCTGTCGGGTGAGCTGTCGATGGCCGTCGTCACCAACGACATCTACACCGACGAGGACGCCCGCTTCCTCCGCTCGGCCGGGGTGCTGCCCACCGAGCGCATCCACGCCGTGGAGACGGGGGCGTGCCCGCACACCGCCATCCGCGACGACATCACCGCCAACCTCGACGCTGTGGAGGACATGGAGGAGGAGTTCGCCCCGCTGGACCTGGTGCTGGTGGAGAGCGGCGGCGACAACCTCACCGCCACGTTCAGCCCGGCCCTCATCGACGCGCAGATCTTCTGCCTCGACGTCGCGGGCGGCGGCGACGTGGCGCGCAAGGGCGGTCCCGGCATCGGCCGCGCCGACCTGCTCGTGGTCAACAAGGTCGATCTGGCGCCGTACGTGAACGTGGACGCCGAGCGGATGGTCGCCGACGCCGCCAAGGCCCGGGACGGCCGCGCGGTGCTGGGTCTCTCCCAGCATGACCCGGCCTCGGTCGCCCAGCTGTGCGACTGGGTCCGCACGGTCCTGAACGCCCACCGCTCGGGCGAGCACATCCCGCAGGACCCCGGCCCGATGGCGCCGCACAGCCACGGTCCCGAGGACGAGCATGGTCATGGACACGGCCATGACCACGAGCACGATCACGCGCCGGAGCACGCCCACACATGA
- a CDS encoding urease accessory protein UreF, translating into MTEAEPSTGGPGAAAATAAGAGMGALGALLLADARLPTGGHAHSATLEGAVAAGLDAKGVPAYIEARLRTVARTEAAAAVLVLRTAREAQGDAETAAGDASGCVGGNGGGTPDGSAIDYGPVQAALAARTPSAPLREASASLGRGLARLARRLRGDHPAVLALPSASAPTPGLRPMRPVVLGVLGAALDMCEEQVARAVLYDDAQTVTSAALKLLPGDPATAVEWVLDVHDALEESVAAALAVTGADRLPACSAPLIDQWAGAHAHSTRRLFHA; encoded by the coding sequence ATGACCGAGGCCGAGCCGAGCACAGGGGGACCGGGAGCGGCCGCCGCGACGGCCGCCGGGGCCGGTATGGGCGCGCTCGGCGCGCTGCTGCTGGCCGACGCGCGGCTGCCCACCGGAGGTCACGCCCACTCGGCCACCCTGGAGGGCGCGGTCGCGGCGGGGCTGGACGCCAAGGGCGTGCCCGCCTACATCGAGGCGCGCCTGCGGACCGTCGCCCGCACCGAGGCGGCCGCGGCCGTTCTGGTCCTGCGCACGGCGCGGGAGGCCCAGGGGGACGCCGAAACCGCAGCGGGAGACGCCAGCGGCTGTGTCGGTGGCAACGGTGGCGGCACACCCGACGGTTCCGCCATCGACTACGGCCCGGTCCAGGCGGCACTGGCCGCACGGACGCCCAGCGCCCCGCTGCGCGAGGCCTCGGCCTCGCTCGGACGCGGCCTCGCCCGCCTGGCACGCCGCCTGCGCGGCGACCACCCGGCCGTGCTCGCGCTGCCCTCGGCCTCCGCGCCCACGCCGGGGCTGCGCCCGATGCGGCCGGTGGTCCTCGGCGTCCTGGGCGCCGCGCTGGACATGTGCGAGGAGCAGGTCGCCCGTGCCGTCCTGTACGACGACGCGCAGACCGTCACCTCGGCCGCGCTCAAGCTGCTGCCCGGCGACCCGGCCACGGCCGTCGAGTGGGTCCTCGACGTCCACGACGCCCTCGAAGAAAGCGTCGCCGCCGCATTGGCGGTCACCGGCGCCGACCGGCTGCCCGCCTGCTCCGCCCCGCTGATCGACCAGTGGGCCGGAGCACACGCACATTCGACAAGGAGACTTTTCCATGCCTGA
- a CDS encoding urease subunit alpha — protein sequence MSRIDRDEYAHRFGPTVGDQVRLGDTDLWIEVEHDHCFGGDEAVFGGGKSIRESMLQSTVPRAGGALDLVITNAVILDHWGIVRADVGVRDGRITAVGKAGNPDTADGVHPDLVIGPSTEVIAGEGRILTAGGIDSHVHLITTDALYEAAATGITTIVGGGTGPAEGSKATTVTPGPWNISTVHRALDDVPLNLILFGKGNTVSAEALGEQALAGAGAYKVHEDWGSTPAAIDAALKGADAWGLQIAVHADSLNESGYVQHTIDAIGGRSIHTFHTEGAGGGHAPDIITVAARPNVLPASTNPTLPFTVNTHAEHLDMLMVCHHLNPAIEADIQFADSRIRETTMAAEGILHDIGALSIIGSDALAMGRIGEVICRTWQLAHVMKEQRGTDSRLPADNERARRYVAKYTICPAVAHGIDHEVGSVEPGKMADLVLWDPALFGIRPAIVVKGGGAVYAPLGDPNASIPTNQPVLLRPGLVNRAAADLSVSFVSPKALDDGLAERLGLRRRLAGVRPTRDVRKTDLPNNTALPDIEVDPETFVVTIDGEQAAAKPATEVPLAQRYSLF from the coding sequence TTGAGCCGCATCGACCGCGACGAGTACGCGCACCGGTTCGGTCCCACCGTCGGCGACCAGGTACGGCTGGGCGACACCGACCTCTGGATCGAAGTCGAGCACGACCACTGCTTCGGCGGTGACGAGGCCGTCTTCGGCGGAGGCAAGTCCATCCGGGAGTCGATGCTGCAGTCCACCGTGCCCCGCGCGGGTGGCGCGCTCGACCTCGTCATCACCAACGCCGTCATCCTGGACCACTGGGGGATCGTCCGCGCCGACGTCGGCGTGCGCGACGGCCGCATCACCGCCGTCGGCAAGGCCGGGAACCCCGACACCGCCGATGGCGTCCACCCCGACCTGGTGATCGGGCCGAGTACCGAGGTCATCGCCGGTGAGGGGCGCATCCTCACGGCCGGTGGCATCGACAGCCACGTCCACCTGATCACCACCGACGCGCTGTACGAGGCCGCCGCCACGGGCATCACCACCATCGTCGGCGGGGGGACCGGCCCGGCCGAGGGGTCCAAGGCCACGACCGTGACGCCGGGACCGTGGAACATCAGCACGGTGCACCGGGCCCTCGACGACGTGCCGCTCAACCTCATCCTGTTCGGCAAGGGCAACACCGTCAGCGCCGAGGCGTTGGGCGAGCAGGCGCTCGCCGGTGCCGGGGCGTACAAGGTGCACGAGGACTGGGGGAGCACCCCGGCCGCCATCGACGCCGCCCTCAAGGGGGCCGACGCGTGGGGGCTGCAGATCGCGGTGCACGCCGACAGCCTCAACGAGTCCGGCTACGTGCAGCACACCATCGACGCCATCGGCGGCCGCAGCATCCACACCTTCCACACCGAGGGCGCCGGGGGCGGGCACGCGCCCGACATCATCACCGTCGCCGCCCGTCCCAACGTGCTCCCGGCCTCCACCAACCCGACACTGCCGTTCACCGTCAACACGCACGCCGAGCACCTCGACATGCTGATGGTGTGCCACCACCTCAACCCCGCCATCGAGGCCGACATCCAGTTCGCCGACTCCCGCATCCGGGAGACCACCATGGCGGCCGAGGGCATCCTGCACGACATCGGCGCGCTGTCGATCATCGGGTCGGACGCGCTGGCGATGGGGAGGATCGGCGAGGTCATCTGCCGGACGTGGCAGCTGGCGCATGTGATGAAGGAGCAGCGGGGCACCGACTCCCGGCTGCCCGCCGACAACGAGCGCGCGCGGCGGTACGTCGCCAAGTACACGATCTGCCCGGCGGTCGCGCACGGCATCGACCACGAGGTCGGGTCGGTGGAGCCCGGGAAGATGGCCGACCTGGTGCTGTGGGACCCGGCGTTGTTCGGGATCCGCCCGGCGATCGTGGTCAAGGGCGGCGGGGCGGTCTACGCGCCTCTGGGCGACCCCAACGCGTCGATCCCCACCAACCAGCCGGTGCTGCTCCGGCCCGGGCTGGTCAACAGGGCCGCGGCCGACCTGTCGGTCAGCTTCGTGTCCCCGAAGGCGCTCGACGACGGCCTGGCCGAGCGCCTCGGCCTGCGCCGCCGCCTGGCCGGTGTCCGGCCCACGCGCGACGTGCGCAAGACCGACCTGCCGAACAACACCGCCCTGCCGGACATCGAGGTGGACCCGGAGACCTTCGTCGTCACGATCGACGGCGAGCAGGCCGCTGCCAAACCCGCGACCGAGGTGCCGTTGGCCCAGCGGTACAGCCTCTTCTAA
- the ureB gene encoding urease subunit beta, translating into MIPGQIRTPGGELELNAGKPVRTVIVTNTGDRPIQVGSHLHLPDANPALELDRAAARGHHLDIPAGGSIRFLPGDAKEVAIVPFGGTGRVPGIQRDKTEAEIATGAPAKEGEETR; encoded by the coding sequence GTGATCCCCGGCCAGATCCGCACCCCAGGCGGTGAACTGGAGCTCAACGCGGGCAAACCCGTCCGCACCGTCATCGTGACCAACACGGGGGACCGGCCGATCCAGGTGGGCTCGCACCTGCACCTGCCTGATGCCAATCCGGCCCTGGAACTGGACCGCGCCGCCGCGCGCGGCCACCACCTCGACATTCCCGCAGGGGGATCCATCCGGTTCCTGCCCGGCGACGCGAAGGAGGTCGCGATCGTCCCGTTCGGCGGCACCGGTCGCGTCCCCGGCATCCAGCGCGACAAGACCGAAGCGGAGATCGCCACGGGCGCCCCCGCGAAGGAGGGGGAGGAGACCCGTTGA
- a CDS encoding urease subunit gamma: MYLTPSDTEKLLLSVAGMVARDRLDRGIKLNYPEATALLSCWVIERAREGSTVESLMVDGRKVLHRSDVMAGVAEMIDSVQVEATFPDGRKMVSITEPIQ, from the coding sequence ATGTATTTGACTCCGTCCGACACGGAGAAGTTACTGCTCAGCGTGGCCGGAATGGTCGCGCGTGACCGCCTGGACCGCGGTATCAAGCTCAACTACCCCGAAGCCACCGCCCTGCTCTCGTGCTGGGTGATCGAGCGCGCACGCGAGGGGTCGACCGTGGAGAGCCTCATGGTCGACGGGCGCAAGGTGCTCCACCGTTCCGACGTCATGGCGGGCGTGGCCGAGATGATCGACAGCGTCCAGGTGGAGGCGACCTTCCCGGACGGCCGGAAGATGGTCTCGATCACGGAGCCGATCCAGTGA
- the dapB gene encoding 4-hydroxy-tetrahydrodipicolinate reductase gives MIKVGVFGAHGRMGSEVVKAVQGAADTELVAGIDAADEREKVRGADVVVDFTHPDVVMDNLRWLAANGIHAVVGTSGFDDAKTAELRDILAQHPGVNVLIAPNFGIAAVLMMNFAAKAAPYFDSTEIIELHHPNKADAPSGTAYRTAELISQARANAGTEPMPDATTSEIDGARGAEVGGVRVHALRIQGMIAHQEVVFGTHGETLTIRHDSMNRESFMPGVLLGVRSVGDLPEQLTVGLEPLLGL, from the coding sequence GTGATCAAGGTAGGAGTGTTCGGCGCCCACGGGCGCATGGGGTCCGAAGTCGTCAAGGCGGTCCAGGGGGCCGCGGACACCGAGCTGGTGGCCGGTATCGATGCGGCGGATGAGCGGGAGAAGGTGCGCGGCGCCGACGTCGTCGTGGACTTCACCCATCCCGACGTCGTCATGGACAATCTGCGCTGGCTGGCCGCCAACGGGATCCACGCCGTGGTCGGCACCAGCGGGTTCGACGACGCCAAGACGGCCGAGCTGCGCGACATCCTGGCCCAGCACCCGGGTGTGAACGTGCTCATCGCGCCCAACTTCGGGATCGCGGCCGTGCTGATGATGAACTTCGCGGCGAAGGCGGCACCGTACTTCGACTCCACGGAGATCATCGAGCTGCACCACCCGAACAAGGCGGACGCGCCGAGCGGCACGGCCTACCGCACGGCCGAGCTGATCTCCCAGGCGCGCGCCAACGCCGGGACCGAGCCGATGCCGGACGCCACCACCTCCGAGATTGACGGCGCCCGCGGCGCCGAGGTCGGCGGGGTGCGGGTGCACGCGCTGCGCATCCAGGGCATGATCGCCCACCAGGAGGTCGTCTTCGGCACGCACGGCGAGACGCTGACGATCCGGCACGACTCGATGAACCGCGAGTCGTTCATGCCGGGCGTGCTGCTGGGCGTGCGGTCCGTGGGCGACCTGCCCGAACAGCTAACCGTGGGGTTGGAGCCGCTGCTCGGCCTGTGA
- a CDS encoding VIT1/CCC1 transporter family protein, producing the protein MDGTGDAENFGSGRANGSDGSDRSDHPGHREPHHASMNARLNWLRAGVLGGNDGIVSTASLVIGVAGATANSTAILIAGVAGMFAGALSMAAGEYVSVSTQRDTEVAALSRERRELAEEPDEELDELADMYRDRGLSPGLARKVAVELTAHDALRAHAEVELRLDSGELTNPWVAATASFLAFTVGALIPLLFITLSPAEWRVPTTFVAVACATAATGAISARLGRAPAGRAAVRSVLGGAVAMAVTFGIGSLVGTTTGL; encoded by the coding sequence ATGGATGGCACGGGGGACGCCGAGAACTTCGGGTCCGGGAGGGCGAACGGGTCCGACGGGTCCGACCGATCCGACCACCCGGGGCACCGGGAACCGCACCACGCGAGCATGAACGCCCGGCTCAACTGGCTGCGGGCCGGGGTGCTGGGCGGGAACGACGGCATCGTCTCCACCGCGTCCCTGGTCATCGGGGTCGCCGGTGCGACAGCGAACAGCACGGCCATCCTCATCGCGGGCGTCGCCGGGATGTTCGCCGGTGCCCTTTCCATGGCGGCCGGCGAGTACGTGTCGGTGAGCACCCAGCGCGACACCGAGGTGGCGGCGCTGTCGCGGGAGCGCCGGGAGCTCGCCGAGGAGCCCGACGAGGAACTCGACGAACTGGCCGACATGTACCGGGACCGCGGCCTGAGCCCCGGCCTGGCCCGGAAGGTGGCCGTCGAACTCACCGCGCACGACGCGCTGCGGGCGCACGCGGAGGTGGAGCTGCGCCTCGACTCCGGTGAACTGACCAACCCGTGGGTGGCCGCGACGGCCAGCTTCCTGGCCTTCACCGTGGGCGCGCTGATCCCGCTGCTGTTCATCACGCTGAGCCCCGCGGAGTGGCGCGTCCCCACCACCTTCGTGGCGGTCGCCTGCGCGACCGCCGCCACCGGCGCGATCAGCGCCCGCCTCGGCCGGGCCCCCGCCGGACGCGCCGCCGTGCGCTCCGTGCTCGGCGGCGCGGTCGCGATGGCCGTGACCTTCGGGATCGGCTCGCTGGTCGGCACCACGACCGGCCTGTGA
- a CDS encoding FGGY-family carbohydrate kinase, with product MIIGVDIGTSLTKAVVFDRDGAAIANAGAATELRSLPGGRVEQDLEEVLGTVAQVVREVAAGVDAPVTALALTGQGDGLWLRDEQGRPVRPAISWLDGRAASLVAKWQSDGVAEEVFRRTGSGLFPGCAAALLAHLDAEEPEALDRAAVAGYCVDAVAQRLTGTVAVDVSDASLPFLNPETRRYDDSAIEACGLSHRRGLLAEPAAPGTVLRLDAEGARLLGLPEGLPVTAGPFDMPACAIGAGVRRPGDGVLIVGTTLACEVLRQGPEFDRDSEPAGMLLATPRRDEYLRAMAAMVGTAGLEWACKLLGARVEDTDAMLAESGPGAGGVRALPFLAESGERAPFVDAAARARFTGLSLTSGRADVVRALCESVAYAARHCLEEAGLDGALYACGGGMRSPEWTQIFADVLGRPITIPHEPGVGTRGAVMVAARALGDPVDEERWLEAATTVAFRPQEAEFYQNAYTEYRSALAEVRGRWTV from the coding sequence ATGATCATCGGTGTGGACATCGGGACGTCGCTGACGAAGGCGGTCGTGTTCGACCGCGACGGCGCGGCGATCGCCAACGCGGGCGCCGCCACCGAGCTGCGCAGCCTGCCCGGCGGGCGCGTCGAGCAGGACCTGGAGGAGGTCCTGGGTACGGTCGCCCAGGTCGTCCGCGAGGTCGCCGCCGGGGTGGACGCCCCGGTCACCGCCCTTGCGCTGACCGGACAGGGCGACGGGCTCTGGCTGCGCGACGAGCAGGGGCGGCCGGTGCGCCCTGCCATCTCCTGGCTCGATGGCCGGGCCGCCTCCCTGGTCGCCAAGTGGCAGAGCGACGGCGTGGCCGAGGAGGTCTTCCGCCGCACCGGCTCGGGCCTCTTCCCCGGCTGCGCGGCGGCACTCCTGGCGCACCTGGACGCGGAGGAACCCGAGGCACTGGACCGGGCCGCTGTCGCGGGGTACTGCGTCGACGCCGTCGCCCAGCGGCTCACCGGGACGGTCGCGGTGGACGTCTCCGACGCCTCGCTGCCCTTCCTCAACCCCGAGACCCGTCGGTACGACGACTCCGCCATCGAGGCGTGCGGGCTGTCCCACCGCCGCGGCCTACTGGCCGAACCGGCAGCCCCGGGGACGGTGCTCCGCCTGGACGCCGAGGGCGCGCGCCTGCTGGGCCTGCCCGAGGGGCTTCCGGTCACCGCGGGGCCGTTCGACATGCCGGCCTGCGCGATCGGCGCGGGCGTGCGCCGACCGGGCGACGGTGTGCTGATCGTCGGCACCACCCTGGCCTGCGAGGTGCTGCGCCAGGGGCCCGAGTTCGACCGCGACTCCGAACCGGCCGGGATGCTGCTGGCCACCCCGCGCCGCGACGAGTACCTGCGGGCGATGGCGGCGATGGTGGGCACCGCGGGCCTGGAGTGGGCCTGCAAGCTGCTCGGGGCGCGCGTGGAGGACACCGACGCGATGCTCGCGGAGTCGGGGCCCGGCGCGGGCGGGGTGCGGGCACTGCCGTTCCTCGCGGAGTCGGGGGAGCGCGCGCCGTTCGTGGACGCGGCGGCACGCGCCCGCTTCACCGGGCTGAGCCTGACGAGCGGCCGCGCGGACGTGGTGCGGGCGCTGTGCGAGTCGGTGGCCTATGCAGCCCGGCACTGCCTGGAGGAGGCGGGGCTCGACGGCGCCCTGTACGCGTGCGGGGGCGGGATGCGCTCGCCGGAGTGGACGCAGATCTTCGCCGACGTGCTGGGGCGTCCGATCACCATCCCCCATGAGCCGGGGGTGGGGACGCGCGGCGCGGTAATGGTCGCCGCGCGGGCCCTGGGGGACCCCGTCGACGAGGAACGCTGGCTGGAGGCGGCCACGACGGTCGCGTTCCGTCCGCAGGAGGCGGAGTTCTACCAGAACGCCTACACGGAGTACCGGTCGGCACTGGCGGAGGTGCGCGGACGCTGGACGGTCTGA